In Carboxydocella sporoproducens DSM 16521, a single genomic region encodes these proteins:
- the rpsS gene encoding 30S ribosomal protein S19: protein MGRSLKKGPFCDEHLLKKVRALNEKGEKRVIKTWSRRSTIFPEMVGHTIAVHDGRKHVPVYITEEMVGHKLGEFAPTRTFKGHAGEKTTSRK from the coding sequence ATGGGCAGAAGCCTGAAAAAAGGACCGTTTTGTGATGAGCACCTGCTGAAAAAAGTGCGGGCTTTAAATGAAAAAGGGGAAAAGCGGGTCATTAAGACCTGGTCCCGTCGTTCCACCATTTTCCCGGAAATGGTTGGGCATACTATTGCTGTGCATGATGGCAGAAAGCACGTGCCTGTGTATATTACTGAAGAAATGGTCGGACACAAGCTGGGTGAGTTTGCTCCTACCCGGACCTTCAAAGGGCACGCCGGGGAAAAGACAACTTCCAGGAAATAA
- the rplB gene encoding 50S ribosomal protein L2 encodes MAIKSFKPTSPGRRFVTVSTFEEITTDKPEKSLLEPLKKKAGRNNQGRLTVRHQGGGHKRMYRIIDFKRNKDGIPGRVATIEYDPNRSARIALINYADGEKRYIIAPVGLKVGDVIYSGPEADIKVGNALPLRNIPVGTTVHNIELKPGRGGQLARSAGSYAQLMAKEGKYALLRMPSGELRKVLAECRATIGQVGNLDHENITIGKAGRARWLGIRPTVRGVVMNPVDHPHGGGEGRSPIGRNPVTPWGKPALGAKTRKKNHPTDKFIVRRRNK; translated from the coding sequence ATGGCGATCAAGTCCTTTAAACCCACCTCTCCGGGCCGCCGCTTTGTAACTGTCTCCACTTTTGAGGAGATTACTACTGATAAGCCGGAAAAATCCCTGCTGGAGCCTCTCAAGAAAAAGGCTGGCCGCAACAATCAGGGTCGGTTGACTGTGCGCCATCAAGGTGGCGGACATAAGCGGATGTACCGGATCATTGATTTCAAACGCAACAAAGATGGCATTCCTGGCCGCGTTGCTACTATCGAGTACGATCCGAACCGGAGTGCTCGCATTGCCCTGATCAACTATGCTGACGGGGAAAAACGCTATATCATCGCCCCTGTTGGTCTGAAAGTTGGCGATGTCATTTACTCCGGGCCGGAAGCGGATATTAAAGTGGGCAATGCTCTGCCGTTGCGCAATATTCCGGTAGGTACCACTGTCCACAATATCGAGCTCAAGCCGGGCCGTGGTGGCCAGCTGGCACGTTCTGCTGGTTCCTATGCTCAGCTGATGGCCAAGGAAGGCAAGTATGCCTTGCTGCGCATGCCTTCCGGTGAATTGCGGAAAGTACTGGCCGAGTGCCGGGCTACCATCGGTCAGGTAGGCAACCTGGATCATGAAAACATTACTATCGGTAAAGCTGGTCGGGCTCGCTGGCTGGGTATCAGACCTACCGTCCGCGGTGTGGTAATGAACCCTGTCGATCACCCGCATGGTGGTGGTGAAGGTCGTTCACCTATCGGGCGTAACCCGGTTACACCCTGGGGTAAACCGGCTCTGGGTGCTAAAACCCGGAAGAAGAACCATCCTACTGATAAGTTTATTGTGCGCCGTCGCAATAAATAA
- the rplW gene encoding 50S ribosomal protein L23, whose product MRSYQDVLIRPVVSEKSMALLAENKYTFLVNPAANKVEIKHAVEKAFGVKVVDVWTMNIKGKTKRVGRTVGKTPDKKKAIVKLAEGHKIELFEGV is encoded by the coding sequence ATGCGGAGCTATCAAGATGTGCTGATTCGCCCCGTAGTATCGGAAAAGTCCATGGCTTTGCTGGCCGAAAATAAATATACTTTTCTGGTCAATCCTGCAGCTAACAAAGTCGAAATCAAGCATGCTGTGGAAAAAGCCTTTGGTGTAAAAGTTGTAGATGTCTGGACCATGAACATCAAGGGTAAAACCAAGCGGGTAGGCCGTACTGTTGGCAAGACCCCTGACAAGAAAAAGGCGATAGTTAAACTGGCTGAAGGCCACAAGATCGAATTGTTCGAAGGTGTGTAA
- the rplD gene encoding 50S ribosomal protein L4 has translation MPKVALYNINGEQVGEIELKDEIFGIEPNKHVLHQAVVAQLAAERAGTHSTKTRAEVAGGGKKPWRQKGTGRARHGSIRSPIWRGGGIVFGPKPRKYGFKLPKKVRRLALKSALSAKVLANEIFVLDNLSFEAPKTKEMVKVLNNLKAQNALVVTAQLDENVFKSARNIPGVKPVTASGINVYDLLKHGSLVITKDAVARVEEVLA, from the coding sequence ATGCCTAAAGTGGCACTGTACAATATCAACGGTGAACAGGTGGGCGAAATTGAGCTGAAAGATGAGATCTTCGGCATTGAGCCCAACAAGCATGTGCTGCATCAAGCAGTGGTGGCTCAGCTGGCCGCTGAACGGGCTGGCACCCATTCCACTAAGACCAGGGCTGAGGTCGCTGGCGGTGGCAAGAAGCCCTGGCGGCAAAAAGGTACCGGTCGGGCTCGTCACGGGAGCATTCGTTCTCCTATCTGGCGTGGGGGCGGTATCGTGTTTGGTCCCAAGCCGCGCAAGTATGGCTTTAAGTTGCCCAAGAAGGTAAGAAGACTGGCACTGAAGTCTGCGCTTTCCGCCAAGGTTCTGGCTAATGAGATTTTTGTACTGGACAATCTGAGCTTTGAGGCTCCTAAGACCAAGGAAATGGTGAAAGTCCTGAACAACCTGAAAGCCCAAAATGCTCTGGTGGTAACTGCTCAGCTGGATGAGAACGTCTTCAAATCTGCTCGCAACATTCCTGGGGTAAAACCGGTAACTGCCTCTGGCATTAATGTATATGACCTGCTCAAACACGGCAGTCTGGTTATCACCAAAGATGCAGTGGCTCGGGTCGAGGAGGTGCTAGCCTAA